A single window of Zea mays cultivar B73 chromosome 10, Zm-B73-REFERENCE-NAM-5.0, whole genome shotgun sequence DNA harbors:
- the LOC100382888 gene encoding bifunctional dethiobiotin synthetase/7,8-diamino-pelargonic acid aminotransferase, mitochondrial isoform X1, with amino-acid sequence MVRRLFLHHARRRLHSGTASSIPLSTPIFAIFGANTGVGKTLVSAGLATALLSSPSPAVSSVAYLKPLQTGYPVDSDASFVFSRTPALLRAFPPCRATRLIASCRTFFQSPAVEAKAESLHESQEKVVTYGAGAAEQTKVLACCTAYAWREPVSPHLAAEREGMAAGDDEVKGCVEQWLLEEGIGEGGEVWKILETAGGVASPSASGTLQCDLYRPFRLPAILVGDGRLGGISSTLSAYETLLLRGYDVSAVILEDRELSNDKFLLSYLRNRVHVLILPQIPEDPLDDLTDWFSESSSIFIFLKDELQSFHSRRIERLNSMQRKSKALLWWPFTQHNLVPQDSVTVIDSRYGENFSVYKIKDKMLIPQFDACASWWTQGPDSNLQIELARDMGYAAARYGHVMFPENVHEPALHSAEVLLGGVGKGWASRVYYSDNGSTAIEIALKMAFRKFSLDHGIMASSENSTRNERNIQLKVLALNGSYHGDTLGAMEAQAPSAYTSFLQQPWYSGRGLFLDPPTVYIKSEVYNISLPQSMQHDPQTYGFFSQAEVFCKTRDKTFAADLYSSYIKQKLSEFSLSSSSEHLAALIIEPVIQGAGGMLMIDPLFQRVLVSECRSRKIPVIFDEVFTGFWRLGVESASELLGCLPDIACYAKLMTGGIIPLAATLATEEVFESFESDSKLTALLHGHSYTAHAMGCTAALKAMQWYRGPSTNSNLDTDHMKLKELWDGTLVKQLSSLPNVKRVVSLGTLCAIELKAEGADAGYASLYASSLVQQLRKEDDIYIRPLGNVIYLMCGPCTPRDSCTRQLLKVHRRLCALN; translated from the exons ATGGTTCGCCGACTCTTCCTCCACCACGCACGCCGGCGCCTCCACTCTGGCACCGCCTCCTCCATTCCCCTTTCTACCCCAATCTTCGCCATTTTTGGTGCCAACACCGGCGTCGGCAAGACCCTCGTGTCCGCGGGCCTAGCCACTGCGCtcctctcctccccctcccctgcCGTCTCGTCCGTCGCCTACCTCAAGCCGCTCCAGACTGGCTACCCCGTTGACTCCGACGCGAGCTTCGTCTTCAGCAGGACCCCCGCGCTGCTCCGCGCCTTCCCTCCCTGCCGAGCCACCCGCCTCATCGCCTCATGCCGCACCTTCTTCCAATCACCTGCCGTGGAGGCCAAGGCGGAATCCCTTcacgagagccaggagaaggtggTGACCTACGGAGCGGGTGCCGCGGAGCAGACGAAGGTGCTCGCGTGCTGCACGGCGTACGCGTGGCGGGAGCCGGTGTCGCCGCACCTGGCAGCAGAGAGGGAAGGAATGGCGGCGGGGGATGATGAGGTCAAGGGTTGCGTCGAACAGTGGCTGCTGGAGGAAGGCATTGGGGAGGGTGGGGAGGTGTGGAAGATACTGGAAACTGCTGGTGGCGTTGCCAGCCCCAGTGCCTCGGGTACGCTGCAGTGCGACCTCTACCG GCCTTTTAGGTTACCTGCTATTCTTGTTGGAGATGGCCGTCTTGGTGGTATTTCATCCACTTTGTCTGCGTATGAAACTTTGTTGCTAAGAGGGTATGATGTGAGCGCAGTTATTTTGGAAGATCGTGAGTTATCAAATGACAAATTCTTGCTTTCTTACTTGAGAAACAG GGTACATGTGCTTATTTTGCCACAAATTCCTGAAGATCCTTTAGATGACCTGACTGATTGGTTTTCTGAGTCATCCTCAATTTTTATTTTTCTTAAAGATGAGCTGCAATCATTTCATTCTAGAAGAATAGAGAGGTTAAACAGCATGCAAAGAAAATCAAAGGCTTTACTGTGGTGGCCTTTTACTCAGCACAATCTTGTCCCTCAAGATTCTGTTACAGTAATCGATTCACGTTATGGTGAGAATTTTTCTGTGTACAAG ATTAAAGACAAAATGCTCATCCCTCAATTTGATGCATGCGCAAGTTGGTGGACTCAAGGGCCTGATTCTAACTTGCAG ATTGAACTTGCAAGAGATATGGGCTATGCTGCCGCAAGATATGGTCATGTGATGTTTCCAGAGAATGTTCATGAGCCTGCTCTTCATTCTGCGGAAGTTTTACTTGGAGGAGTTGGTAAAG GATGGGCTTCTCGAGTCTATTATTCAGACAATGGATCCACTGCAATTGAAATTGCTCTGAAGATGGCATTTCGTAAATTTTCTCTTGATCATGGAATTATGGCCAGCAGTGAAAATAGTACAAGAAATGAAAGAAACATTCAGTTGAAG GTACTTGCTCTAAATGGTTCCTATCATGGTGATACTCTGGGTGCTATGGAAGCTCAAGCTCCATCGGCTTATACATCTTTTCTTCAGCAGCCATG GTATTCAGGTCGGGGACTTTTTCTAGATCCTCCAACTGTGTATATTAAAAGTGAGGTCTACAATATTTCTTTGCCCCAATCAATGCAGCATGATCCTCAGACATATG GCTTTTTTTCACAAGCTGAAGTCTTTTGCAAGACCAGGGACAAAACTTTTGCTGCTGATTTGTATTCGTCCTATATAAAACAGAAACTATCTGAATTTTCTCTATCAAGTAGTTCTGAACATCTTGCAGCACTAATTATAGAACCAG TAATACAAGGTGCAGGTGGAATGCTCATGATAGATCCTCTTTTCCAGCGAGTACTTGTCAGTGAGTGTAGAAGCCGAAAAATACCTGTCATATTTGATGAGGTATTTACAGGATTCTGGCGTCTTGGTGTGGAG TCTGCTTCTGAGTTACTTGGTTGTTTACCTGATATCGCCTGCTATGCAAAATTGATGACTGGGGGAATTATACCATTAGCTGCAACCTTAGCAACAGAGGAAGTTTTTGAATCCTTCGAAAGTGACTCTAAG CTTACGGCGCTCTTACATGGCCATTCCTACACTGCTCATGCTATGGGCTGTACTGCAGCACTCAAGGCTATGCAGTGGTACCGGGGTCCATCCACCAATTCAAACCTTGATACTGACCACATGAAGCTCAAGGAG TTGTGGGATGGCACACTTGTTAAGCAGTTGTCGTCACTACCGAATGTGAAAAGGGTGGTGTCATTAGGAACTCTGTGTGCAATTGAGCTCAAGGCTGAGGGAGCTGATGCTGG GTACGCTTCACTCTACGCAAGTTCCTTGGTGCAACAGCTCCGTAAAGAGGACGATATTTACATTAGGCCCCTGGGTAACGTGATATACCTCATGTGCGGTCCATGCACACCCCGAGATAGCTGCACTCGACAACTCCTCAAGGTACACCGCAGGCTTTGTGCGCTTAATTGA
- the LOC100382888 gene encoding Bifunctional dethiobiotin synthetase/7,8-diamino-pelargonic acid aminotransferase, mitochondrial, whose product MVRRLFLHHARRRLHSGTASSIPLSTPIFAIFGANTGVGKTLVSAGLATALLSSPSPAVSSVAYLKPLQTGYPVDSDASFVFSRTPALLRAFPPCRATRLIASCRTFFQSPAVEAKAESLHESQEKVVTYGAGAAEQTKVLACCTAYAWREPVSPHLAAEREGMAAGDDEVKGCVEQWLLEEGIGEGGEVWKILETAGGVASPSASGTLQCDLYRPFRLPAILVGDGRLGGISSTLSAYETLLLRGYDVSAVILEDRELSNDKFLLSYLRNRVHVLILPQIPEDPLDDLTDWFSESSSIFIFLKDELQSFHSRRIERLNSMQRKSKALLWWPFTQHNLVPQDSVTVIDSRYGENFSVYKIKDKMLIPQFDACASWWTQGPDSNLQIELARDMGYAAARYGHVMFPENVHEPALHSAEVLLGGVGKGWASRVYYSDNGSTAIEIALKMAFRKFSLDHGIMASSENSTRNERNIQLKVLALNGSYHGDTLGAMEAQAPSAYTSFLQQPWYSGRGLFLDPPTVYIKSEVYNISLPQSMQHDPQTYGDTCFFSQAEVFCKTRDKTFAADLYSSYIKQKLSEFSLSSSSEHLAALIIEPVIQGAGGMLMIDPLFQRVLVSECRSRKIPVIFDEVFTGFWRLGVESASELLGCLPDIACYAKLMTGGIIPLAATLATEEVFESFESDSKLTALLHGHSYTAHAMGCTAALKAMQWYRGPSTNSNLDTDHMKLKELWDGTLVKQLSSLPNVKRVVSLGTLCAIELKAEGADAGYASLYASSLVQQLRKEDDIYIRPLGNVIYLMCGPCTPRDSCTRQLLKVHRRLCALN is encoded by the exons ATGGTTCGCCGACTCTTCCTCCACCACGCACGCCGGCGCCTCCACTCTGGCACCGCCTCCTCCATTCCCCTTTCTACCCCAATCTTCGCCATTTTTGGTGCCAACACCGGCGTCGGCAAGACCCTCGTGTCCGCGGGCCTAGCCACTGCGCtcctctcctccccctcccctgcCGTCTCGTCCGTCGCCTACCTCAAGCCGCTCCAGACTGGCTACCCCGTTGACTCCGACGCGAGCTTCGTCTTCAGCAGGACCCCCGCGCTGCTCCGCGCCTTCCCTCCCTGCCGAGCCACCCGCCTCATCGCCTCATGCCGCACCTTCTTCCAATCACCTGCCGTGGAGGCCAAGGCGGAATCCCTTcacgagagccaggagaaggtggTGACCTACGGAGCGGGTGCCGCGGAGCAGACGAAGGTGCTCGCGTGCTGCACGGCGTACGCGTGGCGGGAGCCGGTGTCGCCGCACCTGGCAGCAGAGAGGGAAGGAATGGCGGCGGGGGATGATGAGGTCAAGGGTTGCGTCGAACAGTGGCTGCTGGAGGAAGGCATTGGGGAGGGTGGGGAGGTGTGGAAGATACTGGAAACTGCTGGTGGCGTTGCCAGCCCCAGTGCCTCGGGTACGCTGCAGTGCGACCTCTACCG GCCTTTTAGGTTACCTGCTATTCTTGTTGGAGATGGCCGTCTTGGTGGTATTTCATCCACTTTGTCTGCGTATGAAACTTTGTTGCTAAGAGGGTATGATGTGAGCGCAGTTATTTTGGAAGATCGTGAGTTATCAAATGACAAATTCTTGCTTTCTTACTTGAGAAACAG GGTACATGTGCTTATTTTGCCACAAATTCCTGAAGATCCTTTAGATGACCTGACTGATTGGTTTTCTGAGTCATCCTCAATTTTTATTTTTCTTAAAGATGAGCTGCAATCATTTCATTCTAGAAGAATAGAGAGGTTAAACAGCATGCAAAGAAAATCAAAGGCTTTACTGTGGTGGCCTTTTACTCAGCACAATCTTGTCCCTCAAGATTCTGTTACAGTAATCGATTCACGTTATGGTGAGAATTTTTCTGTGTACAAG ATTAAAGACAAAATGCTCATCCCTCAATTTGATGCATGCGCAAGTTGGTGGACTCAAGGGCCTGATTCTAACTTGCAG ATTGAACTTGCAAGAGATATGGGCTATGCTGCCGCAAGATATGGTCATGTGATGTTTCCAGAGAATGTTCATGAGCCTGCTCTTCATTCTGCGGAAGTTTTACTTGGAGGAGTTGGTAAAG GATGGGCTTCTCGAGTCTATTATTCAGACAATGGATCCACTGCAATTGAAATTGCTCTGAAGATGGCATTTCGTAAATTTTCTCTTGATCATGGAATTATGGCCAGCAGTGAAAATAGTACAAGAAATGAAAGAAACATTCAGTTGAAG GTACTTGCTCTAAATGGTTCCTATCATGGTGATACTCTGGGTGCTATGGAAGCTCAAGCTCCATCGGCTTATACATCTTTTCTTCAGCAGCCATG GTATTCAGGTCGGGGACTTTTTCTAGATCCTCCAACTGTGTATATTAAAAGTGAGGTCTACAATATTTCTTTGCCCCAATCAATGCAGCATGATCCTCAGACATATGGTGATACAT GCTTTTTTTCACAAGCTGAAGTCTTTTGCAAGACCAGGGACAAAACTTTTGCTGCTGATTTGTATTCGTCCTATATAAAACAGAAACTATCTGAATTTTCTCTATCAAGTAGTTCTGAACATCTTGCAGCACTAATTATAGAACCAG TAATACAAGGTGCAGGTGGAATGCTCATGATAGATCCTCTTTTCCAGCGAGTACTTGTCAGTGAGTGTAGAAGCCGAAAAATACCTGTCATATTTGATGAGGTATTTACAGGATTCTGGCGTCTTGGTGTGGAG TCTGCTTCTGAGTTACTTGGTTGTTTACCTGATATCGCCTGCTATGCAAAATTGATGACTGGGGGAATTATACCATTAGCTGCAACCTTAGCAACAGAGGAAGTTTTTGAATCCTTCGAAAGTGACTCTAAG CTTACGGCGCTCTTACATGGCCATTCCTACACTGCTCATGCTATGGGCTGTACTGCAGCACTCAAGGCTATGCAGTGGTACCGGGGTCCATCCACCAATTCAAACCTTGATACTGACCACATGAAGCTCAAGGAG TTGTGGGATGGCACACTTGTTAAGCAGTTGTCGTCACTACCGAATGTGAAAAGGGTGGTGTCATTAGGAACTCTGTGTGCAATTGAGCTCAAGGCTGAGGGAGCTGATGCTGG GTACGCTTCACTCTACGCAAGTTCCTTGGTGCAACAGCTCCGTAAAGAGGACGATATTTACATTAGGCCCCTGGGTAACGTGATATACCTCATGTGCGGTCCATGCACACCCCGAGATAGCTGCACTCGACAACTCCTCAAGGTACACCGCAGGCTTTGTGCGCTTAATTGA